One genomic segment of Flagellimonas marinaquae includes these proteins:
- a CDS encoding glycoside hydrolase family 97 protein, which produces MNKILTLLLVLASLVSCQKKEPKSLSVASPKGTNSIEFFLSENGNPLYVVNHNNKTVIDSSLIGFDFKNQKSLNGNLGIINSTTTTVDETWEMPWGEQKEVVNQYNELKVELEETQAPNRKFNIYFRAYDDGVGFRYEFLPQQGVDSVAIMDENTQFQLTEDYTAWWIPGDWDIYEHRYNTSLVSEIDAISKRNHPDLAQTYIPENAVNTPVTLRNKDGLHLSFHEANLTNYAGMTLKVDNTSLLLTSELVGSDRLGHKVKRALPFKTPWRTVQIADKATELIESKLIVNLNEPNKLGSVDWFEPKKYVGIWWEMHLGKSTWDYAGSQDMNTFTEDAKPTGKHGATTENTKRYIDFAAKNNIKGILVEGWNTGWEHWIGFEDREGVFDFVTPYPDYDLEGLNKYAKENGVELIMHHETSAAPRTYEQQLDTAYQLMNQLGIHSVKTGYVGKIIPKGEYHHGQWMVNHYRKVLETAAKYNIAINAHEPIKATGIRRTYPNAISREGLRGQEFNAWSADGGNPAEHLPIVAFTRMLAGPIDFTPGVFDIELPTKENNRVSTTIAQQLALYVVIYSPVQMACDLPENYENQPAFQFIRDVGVDWDRTEVLNGEVGDYVTIARKEHGTGNWFVGGITDENARELTVDFDFLDETSSYKAIIYKDAESANFRTDPTAIDIENIEVNKNSILNIKLAEGGGFAISLLKENE; this is translated from the coding sequence ATGAACAAAATATTGACCCTGCTATTAGTACTGGCAAGTCTTGTTTCCTGCCAAAAGAAAGAGCCAAAATCACTTTCCGTTGCATCTCCAAAAGGAACCAACTCCATAGAGTTTTTTCTATCGGAGAACGGCAATCCATTGTATGTGGTGAATCATAACAACAAAACTGTTATCGATTCCTCTTTGATTGGTTTTGATTTCAAAAATCAAAAATCCTTGAACGGAAATCTGGGCATTATCAATTCAACCACAACCACGGTAGATGAGACTTGGGAAATGCCCTGGGGGGAGCAAAAAGAGGTTGTGAACCAATACAACGAACTCAAAGTTGAGCTCGAAGAGACCCAAGCCCCAAACCGTAAATTCAACATCTATTTTAGGGCTTATGATGATGGTGTAGGTTTCCGGTATGAGTTTTTACCACAACAAGGCGTGGACAGCGTGGCAATAATGGACGAAAACACCCAATTTCAGCTCACAGAGGACTATACGGCATGGTGGATTCCAGGGGATTGGGATATCTACGAACACCGTTATAACACCTCTCTGGTTTCTGAGATAGATGCCATTTCCAAAAGAAACCACCCTGACCTTGCACAGACCTATATTCCAGAAAATGCGGTAAATACACCAGTAACCCTGCGAAACAAAGATGGACTGCACCTGAGTTTCCACGAAGCCAACCTGACCAATTATGCCGGCATGACCTTAAAAGTGGACAATACATCTTTACTATTGACCAGTGAGCTGGTAGGTTCCGATCGACTCGGCCACAAAGTAAAAAGGGCGCTTCCCTTTAAAACACCTTGGCGAACAGTTCAAATTGCGGACAAGGCCACGGAACTTATCGAATCCAAATTGATCGTTAATCTCAACGAACCCAATAAATTGGGCAGTGTAGATTGGTTCGAACCAAAAAAATACGTCGGTATCTGGTGGGAGATGCACCTGGGCAAATCCACCTGGGACTATGCAGGCTCGCAAGACATGAACACATTTACGGAAGATGCCAAACCTACCGGGAAACATGGCGCAACAACCGAAAATACAAAACGCTACATCGACTTTGCTGCAAAAAACAACATTAAAGGTATATTGGTGGAAGGCTGGAATACAGGATGGGAGCATTGGATAGGTTTTGAAGACCGCGAAGGGGTCTTCGATTTTGTAACGCCCTACCCCGATTATGATCTGGAGGGACTTAACAAATACGCCAAAGAAAATGGAGTGGAATTGATAATGCACCACGAAACTTCGGCAGCGCCCCGAACCTATGAGCAGCAGTTGGACACTGCCTATCAGTTAATGAACCAATTGGGCATACATTCCGTAAAAACCGGCTATGTAGGGAAAATAATTCCAAAAGGCGAGTACCACCACGGACAATGGATGGTTAATCATTATAGAAAAGTATTGGAAACAGCGGCCAAATACAACATAGCCATAAATGCCCACGAACCTATAAAAGCAACAGGAATACGAAGAACATACCCAAATGCCATTTCCAGGGAAGGATTAAGAGGCCAAGAATTTAATGCCTGGTCTGCCGATGGTGGCAACCCTGCAGAACATTTGCCCATTGTTGCTTTTACACGAATGTTGGCAGGACCTATAGATTTTACACCCGGTGTTTTTGATATTGAACTCCCTACAAAAGAAAATAACAGGGTCAGCACCACCATTGCCCAACAGTTGGCTCTTTATGTGGTAATCTACAGTCCCGTGCAAATGGCATGCGATCTGCCCGAAAATTATGAAAATCAACCAGCGTTCCAATTTATTAGGGACGTCGGGGTAGATTGGGACCGAACAGAAGTGCTAAATGGAGAAGTTGGTGACTACGTTACCATTGCACGCAAAGAACATGGAACCGGAAATTGGTTTGTTGGCGGTATTACGGATGAAAACGCTAGGGAACTAACTGTTGATTTTGATTTTTTGGACGAGACCAGTAGTTACAAAGCCATTATTTATAAGGATGCCGAAAGTGCAAATTTTAGGACCGACCCTACTGCAATCGACATAGAGAATATAGAAGTAAATAAAAATTCAATCCTCAACATAAAACTTGCCGAAGGGGGAGGCTTTGCCATTAGTTTACTAAAAGAAAACGAGTAG
- a CDS encoding tetratricopeptide repeat protein, whose protein sequence is MALESNEYPDKSIHKFESMLKTDDVYFFDAEDFEEIIHHYLNNGKIALGKKAIQIGLEQHPNSMELKLLRVEVLAFEDKFEAAETLLDEIQTINVANEEIYIQRANIRSKQDKHQEAVNLLLEALHITEHSFDIHSLLGMEYLFMDNYEQAKLSFMRCVEIDDQDYSSLYNVVYCFEFLEDFDGCIYYLNDYLDRNPYCEVAWHQLGKMYLAKNLYLEALTAFDFAVISDDSFIGAYFEKGKVLEKLGRYNEAIENYESTISMDDPTSYAFLRLGKCHEKLGNFDLAKYYYYHTVHEDPLLDKGWLAITDFHFGQKNYVKALHYINKAINIDGENPKYWKKAAKIYFAMNNFDEADFAYKQAVELGNYELLTWKNWAEVLSKIGDYNSAIQVLIQGLEFYPDNSELTYKLAGLHLKNNDLGEAKIILSKAMKIDIGKLRQFEKEFPEFIEVDWVKALVSKIKKTTK, encoded by the coding sequence ATGGCGTTAGAATCTAACGAATATCCAGACAAATCCATACACAAATTTGAGTCCATGCTCAAGACGGATGACGTCTATTTCTTTGATGCGGAGGACTTTGAGGAAATTATTCATCATTACTTAAACAATGGCAAGATTGCTTTGGGAAAGAAGGCCATCCAAATCGGGCTGGAACAGCATCCCAATTCCATGGAACTTAAACTTTTAAGAGTGGAAGTATTGGCCTTTGAGGATAAGTTCGAGGCCGCTGAAACCCTTCTGGACGAAATCCAGACCATTAATGTGGCCAACGAGGAAATTTACATCCAACGGGCCAATATCAGGTCCAAGCAAGACAAGCACCAAGAGGCTGTAAACCTCTTGCTTGAAGCACTGCACATTACGGAGCACTCCTTCGATATACATTCCCTATTGGGAATGGAGTATCTATTTATGGATAATTACGAGCAGGCTAAACTTAGCTTTATGCGCTGTGTAGAAATAGACGACCAAGATTACTCGTCCCTGTACAATGTTGTGTATTGTTTTGAATTCTTAGAAGATTTTGATGGTTGTATTTATTATTTGAACGATTATTTGGATCGCAATCCCTATTGTGAAGTCGCCTGGCACCAACTCGGAAAAATGTACTTGGCCAAAAATTTATACTTGGAAGCCCTTACCGCTTTTGACTTTGCCGTTATCTCGGACGATTCCTTCATTGGCGCATATTTTGAAAAAGGCAAAGTGTTGGAAAAGTTGGGCAGGTACAACGAAGCGATCGAAAATTACGAGTCCACCATTTCCATGGATGACCCAACCTCGTATGCGTTTTTACGCTTGGGAAAATGCCATGAAAAATTGGGCAATTTTGATTTGGCCAAATATTACTATTATCACACCGTACACGAAGACCCTTTATTGGACAAGGGATGGTTGGCCATTACCGATTTCCATTTTGGCCAAAAAAACTACGTAAAGGCACTGCACTACATAAACAAAGCAATAAATATAGATGGTGAAAATCCAAAGTACTGGAAAAAGGCCGCCAAGATTTATTTCGCCATGAATAATTTTGACGAAGCCGATTTTGCCTACAAACAAGCTGTAGAACTGGGAAATTATGAGTTACTTACTTGGAAAAACTGGGCAGAGGTGCTCAGTAAAATCGGGGATTACAACTCGGCCATCCAAGTACTGATCCAAGGTTTGGAATTTTACCCGGACAACTCAGAGCTAACTTATAAGTTAGCGGGACTTCATTTAAAAAACAACGACTTGGGCGAAGCAAAAATCATCTTATCCAAGGCTATGAAAATTGATATTGGTAAATTGCGGCAGTTTGAGAAGGAATTCCCAGAATTCATTGAAGTAGATTGGGTGAAAGCATTGGTTTCCAAAATAAAGAAGACAACCAAGTAG
- a CDS encoding shikimate dehydrogenase family protein: MKRFGLLGKNISYSFSEGYFAKKFEELGLLDHSYENFDLQDIDEFSSVLAQDHLTGLNVTIPYKQAVIPFLDELDPKAEKIGAVNTIQFSPSGLKGFNTDAYGFQKSLEPYLRPHHKNALILGTGGASKAIRFVLNELGIANTFVSRHKKQNQYTYEELNEQVIKDNQLIINCTPLGTYPDIEDKPKLPYKHIGAGHLLYDLIYNPEKTAFLSKGESQGATICNGLKMLEGQAEKAWEIWNNA, encoded by the coding sequence ATGAAAAGATTCGGGCTGCTAGGTAAAAATATATCCTATTCTTTTTCTGAAGGATATTTTGCAAAAAAATTCGAAGAACTAGGGCTTTTAGACCATAGTTACGAAAACTTTGACCTCCAGGACATTGATGAGTTCAGTAGCGTATTGGCCCAAGATCACCTTACAGGTCTAAATGTTACCATTCCTTATAAACAAGCTGTTATCCCATTTTTGGATGAATTGGACCCAAAAGCCGAAAAAATAGGTGCCGTGAACACTATTCAATTTTCCCCCAGCGGACTAAAAGGTTTCAATACGGACGCCTATGGCTTTCAAAAATCGCTCGAGCCTTATCTTAGACCGCACCATAAAAATGCATTGATCTTGGGAACAGGTGGCGCATCCAAAGCTATACGCTTTGTTTTGAACGAGCTTGGTATTGCCAACACTTTTGTGTCCCGGCACAAAAAGCAAAATCAATATACTTACGAGGAGCTAAATGAACAGGTTATAAAAGATAATCAGCTTATAATCAATTGTACACCGCTGGGCACTTACCCCGATATCGAAGACAAACCAAAACTGCCCTATAAGCACATCGGGGCCGGACATTTGCTGTACGACCTTATCTATAATCCGGAGAAAACAGCTTTTTTATCCAAGGGAGAATCGCAAGGGGCCACCATTTGCAATGGATTAAAAATGTTGGAAGGGCAAGCTGAAAAAGCTTGGGAAATCTGGAACAATGCCTAA
- a CDS encoding OstA-like protein: MKSILFFILSLLTFGVFAQQNQPKEGRQINIVYGANFTKDEAQFPGASIFSKDDERQVQFEHQGSDLWCDIAIFYAEENRLKAIGNIRLQQGDSIEMNSGKMDYDGNTKLAKAWEKVDLTNGQMTLTTDTLYFDREKQKAYYNAGGKVIDSANVLTSIIGTYFMTPKKYQFQRKVHIDNPDYIIDSEQLDYYTTSKNAYMYGPSTITGEEYKIYCERGFYDTKIEQGYGIKNTRIDYDNKIIEGDSIYFDKATEFASATNNIKITDTINNGVIKAHYAEVHKAKDSVFATKRAVSINLVQKDSLYMHGDTLMVTGKEEERIIRAFRNAKFYKTDLSGKSDSIHFDERTGITELITDPILWNVDNQITGDSIHLISDMETDKLDSLKVIENAFIISLDTISGTGYNQAKGKNLYGKFIENELKIIDLVQNTEVIYYVYNDDEELIGIDKTICSKIRLLMADNDIEDITFFVNPDGDIFPETDLPVESRKLKGFVWRGDERIMSKEEIFDEDDNNIELVKIRGIENPIDIDAEENERQNNENDPITAPNTKAVKPKQPTLKKKAQTP; encoded by the coding sequence TTGAAAAGTATTTTATTTTTCATTTTATCGCTTCTGACTTTTGGTGTTTTCGCACAACAAAACCAACCCAAGGAAGGAAGACAAATAAACATTGTTTACGGGGCCAACTTTACCAAAGATGAGGCCCAGTTTCCAGGTGCATCGATTTTTAGCAAGGATGATGAGCGACAAGTACAGTTTGAACACCAAGGTTCCGACCTTTGGTGTGATATTGCCATATTTTATGCGGAAGAGAATCGATTAAAAGCCATTGGAAATATTCGATTGCAACAAGGGGATTCCATAGAAATGAACAGTGGCAAAATGGATTATGATGGCAACACCAAACTGGCCAAAGCTTGGGAGAAAGTAGACCTTACCAATGGCCAAATGACGTTGACCACGGATACCCTTTATTTTGATAGGGAAAAACAGAAAGCATACTACAATGCCGGAGGCAAGGTTATAGATTCCGCCAATGTGCTCACGAGCATAATCGGCACGTATTTTATGACACCCAAAAAATACCAGTTCCAGCGCAAGGTGCACATAGACAATCCGGATTACATTATCGATTCGGAGCAACTGGACTACTACACCACCTCCAAAAATGCCTATATGTATGGGCCTTCCACCATTACGGGAGAGGAATATAAAATCTATTGTGAGCGCGGTTTCTACGACACCAAAATTGAACAGGGCTACGGCATAAAGAACACCCGAATCGATTACGACAACAAGATCATCGAGGGGGACAGCATTTATTTTGATAAGGCTACCGAATTTGCCTCGGCCACCAACAATATCAAGATCACGGACACTATCAACAATGGGGTGATCAAAGCACACTATGCCGAAGTGCACAAAGCAAAGGATTCCGTTTTTGCCACCAAAAGGGCAGTTTCCATCAATCTGGTACAAAAAGATTCACTTTACATGCATGGCGACACCTTAATGGTAACCGGCAAAGAGGAAGAGCGCATCATCAGGGCATTCAGAAATGCCAAGTTTTACAAAACCGATTTGAGCGGTAAGTCGGATTCCATCCATTTTGATGAAAGAACAGGAATTACCGAACTGATCACCGACCCCATTTTATGGAATGTGGACAACCAGATTACCGGAGATAGCATCCATTTGATATCCGACATGGAGACCGATAAACTGGATTCCCTAAAGGTGATCGAAAACGCTTTCATTATTTCGCTGGATACTATAAGTGGAACGGGTTACAATCAGGCCAAAGGAAAAAATCTGTACGGCAAGTTCATAGAAAACGAACTTAAAATAATCGACCTGGTCCAAAATACCGAGGTAATCTATTATGTCTACAACGACGATGAAGAGCTGATTGGAATAGACAAGACGATTTGCAGTAAAATTAGGCTCCTAATGGCCGATAACGATATCGAGGACATCACCTTCTTTGTAAATCCAGATGGGGATATATTCCCCGAGACCGATTTGCCAGTAGAGAGCCGTAAACTAAAAGGCTTTGTTTGGCGTGGCGATGAACGAATCATGTCCAAAGAGGAAATTTTTGATGAGGACGATAACAATATCGAATTGGTAAAGATCCGGGGCATAGAAAATCCCATTGATATCGATGCCGAAGAAAACGAAAGGCAAAACAACGAGAACGACCCCATTACCGCCCCCAACACCAAGGCGGTAAAACCCAAACAGCCCACGCTAAAAAAGAAAGCGCAAACCCCATAA
- a CDS encoding aspartate aminotransferase family protein, translated as MSKKDFFTYQAQTTPHPLALEVSHAKGSYVYDTDGNAHLDFVAGVSACSLGHCHPKVVGAIKAQLDEYMHVMVYGEYVQKPAVEFSKLLSSLLPSNLNTTYLVNSGTEAMEGALKLARRHTGRSEIIAAKNAYHGNTMGSLSLMGLEERKSPFRPLIPDIRFVHFNNEEDLSKITEKTAAVALETIQGGAGFIVPKNDYLEKVRARCNKVGALLILDEIQPGFGRTGKLFAFEHYNCTPDILVIGKGMASGLPVGAFVASKQIMADLKDNPKLGHITTFGGNPVIAAASLATLKEITETDLIHQTLAKEKLFRKLLKHPLIKEIRGKGLMLAPIMQNKDVTDYLILEAAKKGLILFWLLFEPKAVRISPPLTISMKEIEEGCDHIISILNSYRPNTVN; from the coding sequence ATGTCTAAAAAAGATTTCTTTACATACCAAGCCCAAACCACACCGCATCCATTGGCCTTGGAAGTTTCGCATGCCAAAGGGAGCTATGTTTACGATACCGATGGCAATGCCCATTTGGATTTTGTAGCAGGCGTATCGGCCTGTAGTTTGGGGCATTGCCACCCCAAAGTGGTTGGTGCCATAAAGGCACAACTGGACGAATACATGCATGTTATGGTGTACGGCGAATATGTACAAAAACCAGCCGTGGAATTCTCCAAGCTGCTCTCTTCCCTCCTTCCAAGTAATTTGAACACCACTTATCTGGTCAACTCGGGTACAGAAGCTATGGAAGGAGCCCTAAAATTGGCACGCAGGCACACCGGTCGTTCAGAAATAATTGCGGCCAAAAATGCCTATCACGGGAATACCATGGGCAGTTTAAGCCTAATGGGGCTCGAAGAACGAAAAAGTCCGTTCCGACCTTTGATTCCGGATATAAGGTTTGTTCATTTTAACAATGAAGAAGATCTAAGCAAAATTACAGAAAAAACTGCCGCAGTGGCATTGGAGACCATTCAAGGAGGAGCAGGATTTATAGTACCGAAAAATGATTATTTAGAAAAAGTAAGGGCCCGCTGTAATAAGGTTGGGGCATTACTTATATTGGACGAAATACAGCCCGGGTTTGGTCGAACCGGTAAATTGTTCGCTTTTGAGCATTACAATTGTACTCCGGACATCTTGGTCATCGGCAAAGGAATGGCATCGGGTCTTCCCGTTGGCGCCTTTGTAGCCTCCAAACAGATCATGGCAGACCTTAAAGACAATCCAAAGTTGGGGCATATTACCACTTTTGGGGGCAATCCAGTAATTGCCGCCGCCAGTTTGGCCACCTTAAAAGAAATTACCGAAACGGACCTTATCCATCAAACATTGGCCAAAGAAAAACTGTTCCGTAAATTATTAAAGCACCCTTTGATCAAAGAAATTCGGGGGAAGGGCCTTATGCTCGCCCCCATTATGCAAAACAAGGATGTTACCGATTATCTAATTCTTGAAGCGGCCAAAAAAGGTTTGATACTCTTCTGGCTATTATTTGAGCCAAAAGCTGTGAGAATATCGCCTCCGCTCACCATTTCCATGAAAGAAATCGAAGAAGGTTGCGACCATATTATCAGTATTTTAAATAGCTACCGACCCAATACTGTTAACTAA
- a CDS encoding DUF368 domain-containing protein: protein MHQPRTFLDNFFLVVKGLCMGAANKVPGVSGGIVAFVAGFYEEFIYSLQKLNSKALKLFFNGRFKSFFQYTNARFLGLLIFGMLVSYFSVSRVLDYLLDHNELFVWATFFGMVIGSIYYIGKDFAPWNKRTIIAGTIGLVIGLSISFLSPAKENDNLAFIFICGIISVSGMTLPGLSGSFILILLGNYVLLLVDSVNALYDTFAEVFSGDFSFVKNPERIKILKILGVFTLGSAAGLVTFSHLLSYVLKHFKATTTAVLLGFITGSLGVLWPWKRTIFKLNGTGTPLLDSNGDKIILNYERFLPRIGSPETWWAILFIILGVLVLLLLDWYGKNREKNEKIRAAR from the coding sequence ATGCATCAACCTAGAACATTTCTGGATAACTTTTTCTTGGTCGTAAAAGGTCTCTGCATGGGTGCTGCCAACAAGGTCCCAGGGGTTTCTGGAGGCATTGTCGCTTTTGTCGCCGGTTTTTATGAGGAATTTATCTATTCCCTTCAAAAACTAAATTCAAAAGCGCTCAAACTTTTCTTTAATGGAAGGTTCAAAAGCTTTTTCCAATATACCAATGCAAGGTTTTTAGGTTTACTGATATTCGGAATGCTGGTCAGTTATTTTAGTGTTTCCAGAGTTTTGGATTACCTCTTGGACCACAACGAACTCTTTGTTTGGGCCACATTTTTTGGAATGGTAATCGGTTCCATTTACTATATAGGTAAAGATTTTGCCCCATGGAACAAACGGACCATAATAGCCGGAACCATAGGTTTGGTCATCGGGTTGTCCATCAGTTTTTTAAGTCCGGCAAAAGAGAACGATAATTTGGCATTTATCTTTATCTGCGGAATTATAAGTGTTTCCGGAATGACCCTGCCCGGGCTATCCGGTTCTTTTATCTTAATATTATTGGGCAATTATGTGCTGCTTTTGGTCGATTCCGTGAATGCACTCTATGATACTTTTGCGGAGGTTTTCTCGGGAGATTTTAGCTTTGTAAAAAATCCAGAACGTATAAAGATCTTAAAGATCTTAGGTGTTTTCACCCTGGGCTCAGCCGCGGGTTTGGTAACTTTTTCGCATTTGCTCAGTTATGTCCTCAAACATTTTAAGGCCACCACGACTGCTGTATTGCTCGGCTTTATAACCGGCTCTTTGGGCGTGCTTTGGCCATGGAAAAGAACCATTTTTAAATTGAACGGAACAGGCACGCCCTTACTGGACTCCAATGGAGATAAAATAATTTTGAACTACGAACGCTTTTTACCACGGATAGGCTCTCCGGAAACATGGTGGGCCATACTTTTTATAATATTGGGTGTTTTGGTATTATTACTACTGGATTGGTATGGCAAAAACAGAGAGAAAAATGAAAAGATTCGGGCTGCTAGGTAA
- a CDS encoding Dps family protein, translating into MTDKLNQIGLDNRASKELSDKLNELLANYQIFYMNARGFHWNIKGEKFFELHAKFEDLYNDSLEKIDEIAERILTLGFTPLHNYEDYSGISKIKASKNVSGGKDAVQAILDGYKVLLPLERELLEMAGESNDEGTGALMSDYIREQEKLVWMYSAFLNK; encoded by the coding sequence ATGACAGATAAATTAAATCAAATAGGACTGGACAACAGAGCTTCCAAAGAGCTATCCGACAAGCTGAACGAACTGTTGGCAAACTATCAGATATTTTACATGAACGCACGTGGTTTCCATTGGAACATCAAGGGCGAAAAATTCTTTGAACTACATGCAAAATTCGAAGATCTGTACAACGACTCTTTGGAGAAAATCGATGAAATAGCCGAAAGAATCTTGACCTTAGGGTTTACACCCCTGCACAATTATGAAGATTATTCGGGAATCTCCAAGATAAAGGCCTCCAAAAATGTATCCGGTGGAAAAGACGCCGTTCAGGCCATATTGGATGGATACAAAGTATTGCTTCCATTGGAAAGAGAACTTTTGGAAATGGCCGGTGAATCCAACGACGAAGGCACAGGGGCATTGATGAGCGATTACATTAGAGAACAGGAGAAATTGGTTTGGATGTACTCCGCATTTTTAAACAAATAG
- a CDS encoding adenylosuccinate synthase yields the protein MVDLLLGLQWGDEGKGKIVDVLTKEYDIIARFQGGPNAGHTLEFDGIKHVLHTIPSGIFHKNAINIVGNGVVIDPVIFKKELDNLEKFNIDIESKLFISRKAHLILPTHRLLDAASEASKGKAKIGSTLKGIGPTYMDKTGRNGMRVGDLEFDDWKTKYRALADKHEAMIDFYDVDIQYNLEELEAEFCEGVETLKKLTFIDSEEYIFKAQAEGKKILAEGAQGSLLDIDFGTYPFVTSSNTTAAGACTGLGVAPNNIKRVLGIFKAYTTRVGSGPFPTELFDEDGAKMAKIGNEFGATTGRPRRCGWLDLVALKYAVQINGVTELMMMKADVLSGFESIKVCTAYSYKGEQIQHLPYNIEKEYVTPVYTELKGWSQDLTKLSKAEDIPNTLNEYIGFLEEQLNVPIKIVSVGPDRLQTIHR from the coding sequence ATGGTAGATTTATTGCTTGGACTCCAATGGGGAGACGAAGGAAAAGGAAAAATTGTTGATGTACTTACCAAGGAATACGATATTATAGCCCGTTTTCAAGGAGGGCCCAATGCAGGCCACACCTTGGAGTTTGATGGTATTAAGCACGTTTTGCATACGATTCCCTCTGGGATTTTTCATAAAAATGCGATCAATATAGTGGGGAACGGAGTCGTCATAGACCCCGTTATCTTTAAAAAAGAACTGGACAATCTCGAAAAATTCAATATCGATATCGAGTCCAAACTGTTCATTTCTCGAAAAGCACACCTGATTCTTCCAACCCATCGTTTGTTGGATGCCGCTTCCGAAGCATCCAAAGGAAAAGCAAAAATCGGTTCCACTTTAAAGGGTATTGGTCCTACCTACATGGACAAAACAGGCCGTAATGGAATGCGTGTTGGCGATTTGGAGTTCGATGATTGGAAAACAAAATACCGTGCCCTTGCCGACAAGCACGAGGCCATGATCGATTTTTACGATGTAGATATCCAGTATAATCTGGAAGAATTGGAGGCAGAATTCTGTGAAGGTGTTGAAACATTGAAAAAATTGACCTTTATAGATAGCGAGGAATACATTTTCAAAGCGCAGGCCGAAGGCAAAAAGATTTTGGCCGAAGGTGCTCAAGGCTCCCTCTTGGACATCGATTTTGGAACCTACCCTTTTGTAACATCCTCGAATACTACCGCCGCCGGAGCGTGCACAGGATTAGGTGTTGCCCCAAACAACATTAAGCGTGTTTTGGGAATTTTTAAAGCCTACACCACCCGTGTGGGAAGCGGCCCGTTCCCTACTGAACTTTTTGATGAGGACGGTGCCAAAATGGCCAAAATAGGCAACGAATTCGGCGCAACAACAGGAAGACCACGTCGTTGTGGATGGTTAGATCTGGTAGCCCTAAAATATGCTGTTCAAATTAATGGTGTAACAGAACTAATGATGATGAAAGCAGACGTTCTTAGTGGCTTTGAATCCATTAAAGTATGTACGGCCTACTCCTATAAAGGAGAGCAAATACAGCATTTGCCCTACAACATAGAGAAAGAGTACGTTACTCCTGTGTACACGGAATTGAAAGGATGGTCCCAGGACCTTACCAAATTGTCCAAGGCAGAGGATATACCTAATACCCTGAACGAATATATCGGGTTCTTGGAAGAGCAGTTGAACGTACCCATTAAAATAGTATCCGTAGGTCCGGACAGGCTTCAAACTATTCATAGGTAA
- a CDS encoding DUF368 domain-containing protein has protein sequence MQARRILDYVFIMLKGMAMGAADVVPGVSGGTIAFISGIYEELITSINNINLSLVPLFRKDGAKAVWNKINGNFLASLFLGIFISVLSLAKFLSWLLENEPILLWSFFFGLVVASIFMVAKEITKWNLGSILVFIAGSVLAYFITELPVNNNVESLPFLFLSGALAICAMILPGISGAFILVLLGSYKTILDAVHERDIKIILTVGVGAIFGLLSFARLLKWMFNHYKNITLALLTGFILGSLNKIWPWKKVLETKTFGEKIIVVDDVNVLPGTFEGDNKLMLAIILAVLGFSLIFILERSASKK, from the coding sequence ATGCAAGCACGTCGTATACTGGACTACGTATTTATAATGCTTAAAGGAATGGCCATGGGTGCCGCAGATGTGGTCCCGGGAGTTTCCGGAGGAACCATTGCCTTTATTTCCGGGATTTATGAAGAACTCATCACTTCCATAAACAATATAAACCTTTCTCTTGTACCCTTGTTCCGTAAAGATGGGGCAAAGGCAGTCTGGAACAAAATCAACGGAAATTTTCTCGCGTCACTTTTTCTTGGGATCTTTATTAGTGTACTCTCTTTAGCAAAATTCCTAAGCTGGCTCTTGGAGAACGAACCGATCTTGCTCTGGTCGTTTTTCTTTGGCCTGGTGGTCGCATCCATTTTTATGGTGGCCAAAGAAATTACCAAATGGAACCTGGGATCCATACTCGTTTTTATTGCTGGTTCGGTATTAGCCTATTTTATCACAGAATTGCCCGTAAACAACAATGTGGAGAGCCTCCCATTTCTTTTCCTATCTGGGGCATTGGCCATTTGCGCCATGATTTTGCCCGGGATTTCCGGAGCCTTTATTCTAGTGCTCTTGGGCTCCTACAAGACCATTTTGGACGCAGTCCACGAAAGGGACATCAAAATAATACTAACCGTGGGCGTTGGGGCAATTTTTGGGCTTTTGAGCTTTGCACGCTTGCTCAAATGGATGTTCAACCACTACAAAAACATAACACTGGCCTTATTGACCGGTTTTATTTTGGGCTCCCTAAATAAAATTTGGCCCTGGAAAAAAGTATTGGAGACCAAAACCTTTGGAGAAAAGATCATTGTTGTAGATGATGTAAATGTGCTTCCGGGAACTTTTGAAGGTGACAATAAATTAATGCTTGCCATTATTCTGGCCGTACTAGGTTTTTCGCTTATTTTTATCTTAGAAAGATCAGCTTCTAAAAAGTAA